In Caldicoprobacter guelmensis, the genomic stretch TCAAAGCTGGCACCAGGATGGAGCTTTTCATACAAGCTCCTGGATGCCGTCTCATGGCGAAGCAAATACCTGTCTGCTCCCGCCTCAAAAAACGCCCGGTATTCCTCATCGCTCCTTTCACCGATGGATAGGGTGATGGCCACGTCAGGAAATAATCTTTTTATACTGACGATTATGTTAACCATCCTATCCACCGTATACCACGGGTCCTCCCCGCTTTGGAGCACAAAAGTCCTGTATCCTAAGGCATACCCTTCTCTGCAGCACTCAAGTATCTCCTCTTCGCTCAAGCGGTAGCGTTCCACCTTTTTATTACCGGCACGTATGCCGCAATACAGGCAATTCATCCGGCATATGTTTGAAAACTCAATAAGTCCCCTAAGATAAACCTTGTTTCCGTAATATCGTTCCCTCGTCCTCCTGGCGTAGTCAAATAGTTTCTGTGTCCGCTCTTCATCCAGATTTTCAAGCACAAAAATGAGCTCATCCCCGGAAAGGTCATTGGTGTTATAAAGCTTATCCAGCAGCAAATCTACCCTGTTCATCGGATACCTCCCCTAATTTTGTTTAGAACAACTGCTGGTGTAACATCTAATTATACCTCAACTTTATATAACCAACTCCATCTTTAGTTTAGCCATCTTTCGTGCCAATTCCCAAAATTCTCT encodes the following:
- the hydE gene encoding [FeFe] hydrogenase H-cluster radical SAM maturase HydE, whose product is MNRVDLLLDKLYNTNDLSGDELIFVLENLDEERTQKLFDYARRTRERYYGNKVYLRGLIEFSNICRMNCLYCGIRAGNKKVERYRLSEEEILECCREGYALGYRTFVLQSGEDPWYTVDRMVNIIVSIKRLFPDVAITLSIGERSDEEYRAFFEAGADRYLLRHETASRSLYEKLHPGASFDNRRRCLVVLKEIGYQVGAGFIVGLPGQTRQDLVEDLLFLKQLNPHMIGIGPFIPHKETPLGNAKGGTVEDTLVMLALARLLVPDCLLPATTAMGTLHPRGRELALMAGANVVMPNLSPVWARPKYELYQNKICTGEEAAQCRNCIERRINSVGMEVDMGRGDHYKFRRNGDKFA